CGCACCGGGGCCTGCGCATCGGGGAACGCTGGTACTCGCACGTGATCGATCCGCGCACGGGCGCCCCCGTGCAGGACACGCCGGGCGTGACCGTCACCGCGCCCGAGTGCGCCGCGGCCGACGCGCTCGCCACCGCCCTGAGCGTCCTGGCGCCCTGCGCCGCGCTGGCCCTGGTGAACGACCTGCCCGGCTGCGAGGCGCTGATCGTGACCAGGGACGGCCAGAAGCTGAGCAGTGACGGCTGGCGCGGCCGTCCCGCTGCCATGCGGCCGGCGTGGCCCGCCCCCGCCCTCCGCTGACCGCGCGGCCGGCCCGCTCCTTAACGCGGGGCTAACCGCCCTGTCCGATCCTGCACCCGACAGGACCAAGGAGGCACCATGACACACATTCCGACGAACACGCGCCGCCGTTTCCTGGGGAAACTCGCGGCCGCCACCGCCCTCACCGTATTCCGTCTCGCGCCCGCGCAGGCCGCCGCCGCCAGCACCGCCGGGCGGTGGGCGACCGGCATGGTCCTGGACATCAACTTCACGGTCGCCACCCAGGCCACCGGCCGCGTCAAACGCCCCTACGTGGCCGTCTGGATCGAGGACGAGGCCGGGAACACCGTGCGCACCCTGACCGTGTGGGTGCAGCAGTCCCGCATGAACCCCCGCTGGCTGCAGGAACTGCGCCGCTGGACCCGCCAGAACAGCGCCATGCTCGCCACCGTGTCCTCGGCCACCCGCAACCCCGGCACGTACGCCGTCGCCTGGGACGGCAAGACCGACCGGGGCGCCACGGCCACCCAGGGCACCTACTACGTGTGCGTCGAGGCGGCCCGCGAGCACGGCCCGTACTCGCTGGTGCGTGAGAAGGTCACGGTCGGCGCGGCGTCGTTCCGGAAGACCCTGGGGGCCAACAACGACATCGAGGCTGCCAGTGTCAACTTCAGCAGGGCCTGAGCAGGGGGGCGCCGCGCGGGTCCGCTCCGCGCCCCGCCCGCGCACCCTGAAAGCCCGCACGAACGTCTGGCTGCGCTGGGCGCACACGTACACCAGCATGATCAGCCTGCTGGTCGTGCTGTTCTTCAGCCTGACCGGCATCACCCTGAACCACCCGGACTGGGTGTTCGGCACGAGAGAAACCACGAAAACGGTGACCGGCACCCTCCCGGCCGGCTGGATCAGCGGCAGCGCGGTCGACTGGCTGAGCGTCGCCGAGGAACTCCGCGCGCAGCAGGGCCTCAGGGGCCGCGCCAGCGACCCCCGCCTGGACGGCCAGGAGGCCAGCCTCTCGTTCCTGGCGCCCGGCTACAGCGCCGACACCTTCATCGACACGCAGACCGGCCGGTACGAGACGACCATCCTCGCGCAGGGCGCCGTGGCCGTCATGAACGACCTGCACAAGGGCCGCGACGCCAGCCCCGCCTGGAAATGGGTGATCGACCTGAGCGCCGTGTTCCTGACCGTCATCTCCCTGACCGGCCTGGGCATCCTGCTGTACCTGAAAAAGACGCGCGTGCAGGCCCTGAGCGTCATGGGTGTCGGCGCCGCGCTGACCGTCCTGCTGGCCTGGCAGGCCAGCCGATGACCGACCCTGCCCGCCGTGACGGATCTTCCCGTTCCCCTCGGCCGCGGAGGGTATCGTGGCCCGCATGACCGTTGCCACGAGGACCTACACCCCCGCCGAAGTCACGGCGTTCTACGACGCGCACCGCACCGTCCGCCAGTACCAGACCCATGTGGACGGCTCGCCGCTGCCGCTGCCCGCCGATCACCTGGAAGCCATCCTGCACGCCACGCAGCGCGCCCCGACCGACGCGACGGCGCAGCTGTACTCCCTGATCCGCATCACCCGCCCGGAACTGCGCGCCCGCCTCGCGGAACTGACCACCAACGCGCACATCGCCACGGCCAGCGAGGCCTTCGTCGTGTGCGCCGACGTGCGCCGCGTGGAGCGCGTGCTGGAAGTCAGCGGCAGGCAGGCCGGGCAGTGGCCGGCCATCGCCGTGCACTTCGGCATCGGGGACGCCGTCATGGCCGGCACCAACCTGCTGACCGCCGCCGAGATGCTCGGCTACCAGGGCTGCTGGATCGGCGGCGTCCTGAACGGCCTGGACGGCATCATCGAGGAACTGAAGCTCCCGCAGGGCGTGCTGCCCTTCGCCGCGCTGACCATCGGCACGCCCGCCGAGAACGCCCCGTACCGCCCCCGCGTGCCGCGCCCGCTGGTCATCCACACCGACACGTACCACGACGGGAGCGACGACGAGATCCGCGAGGCCGTGCAGGTCATGAACCCCATCGCGGCGCGCGGCGATCAGCCCGGCGACTGGGCGCGCCTGCTCACCATGTACTTCGGGCAGGGGGGCGGCATGGAAGCCCGCGAACCCGGCCTGGTCGCGGCCCTGAAGAAACAGGGCCTCTGGGCCGGCGCCGAGTAAAGCCGCCCCCGAGGAGCACCGGCACCCCGCGCCCGCTGTCCGGCGCGGGGGTCTTCGTTGCCGGGCAAGGCCAGCAGGGCTGCCGGGCGGGGTCGCTGACCGGGCGTCCGCTGACCTGCCTGCCTCCGGGCGGCGCGTGGATGCGCCGCGCTCCGTACAATGCGCACGTGAGCCAATCCAACCCCGATGCCCCCGGCGAGCCCGCTGCGCCCGTGAAGTACGACCTGACCACCCTGGCCGCCCGCGCGGGCGAGGAGGCCCGCCCCAACCGCGCGGCCGCGCTGGTGGAACCCATCTACCAGAGCACCGTGTACGCGTTCGCGGACCTGGACGACCTGGACCGCGCCATGAGCGGCGAGGATCCCGCCAGCTTCTACTACCGCAACGGCACCCCGAACGCCGCGACCCTGGAACGCGCCCTGGCGACCCTGGAAGGCACCGGGGCCGCGCTGGTGGCCGGGAGCGGCATGGCGGCCATCAGCGCCGCGCTGCTGGGCGTCCTGAAGGCCGGGGATCACGTGATCACGGACGCCCGCGTGTACGGCGTGACGTACGCCCTGCTGGCCGAGGAGTTCCCCCGCCTGGGCATCGAGGTGTCGTTCGTGGACGCCTGCGACCTGAACGAGGTCGAGGACGCCTTCCGGCCGAACACCCGCGTGGTGCACGTGGAGAGCCTCACGAACCCGCTGCTGACCGTGCCGGACGTGCCCGCCCTGGCGCGGCTGGCGCACGGACGCGGCGCGCTGCTGAGCGTGGACAACACCTTCGCCAGTCCCGCCGTGTTCCGCCCGGCCGAGCACGGCGCGGACCTCGTGACGCACTCGGTCAGCAAGTACCTCAGCGGGCACTCATCGGCGTTCGGGGGCGTGCTGTGCGCCTCGCCGGAACTGGTGGCGCTGGCCCGCACGCGCCTGCTGCGCCTGGGCGGCACCATCTCTGCCTTCGACGCCTGGATGACCATGCAGGGCCTCAAGACGCTGGGCCTGCGCATGCGCGCCCACAGCGGCAACGCGCAGGCGGTCGCGGACGTGCTGGTCAACCACCCGCGCGTCAGGGCCGTGTACCACCCGGGGCTCAGTGACCACCCGCAGTTCCACCTCGCCATGGACCTGTTCCCGCAGGGCTTCGGCGGGATGCTGAGCGCCGACATCGAGGACGCGCCGCGCTTCGTCAGGGCCCTGGCTGGCCGCATTCCGCTCGCGCCGTCGCTGGCGGACGTGATCACCACGCTGTCCTGGCCGTGGGGCACCTCGCACCGCCCGCTGCCGGAACCCGAACGCCGCCGCCTGGGCATCACCCCGAACCTGCTGCGCCTGAGCATCGGCATCGAGGACATCGGCGACCTGCTGGGCGACTTCGAGGCCGCGCTGGACGCGTAGAAGACCTGTGGTTCAGGGGGGTGTCCTCGGGTACGGAACACCCCTAACGTCACCTCCCTCACCGTGTTGGGTTCTCATGAAGGCGCACAGTGGGCCGCATGACGACTTCACGTGAAGTGCAACTCGCGGCCCGCCCCCAGGGCGAACCCAGGAACAGCGATTTCAACATCGTGGACATCGACCTGCCCGCCCCCGGTCAGGGCCAGATTCAGGTGCGGAACCTGTTCCTGACCGTCGACCCGTACATGCGCGGCCGCATGAACGACGTCAAGAGCTACACCCCGCCCTTCGCGCTGGGGGAGACCATGACCGGCGGGGCCGTCGGCGTCGTCACGCACAGCGAGGACGCCCGCGTGCCCGTCGGCGCGCACGTCCTGCACGACCAGGGCTGGCGCACCCACGCCAACATCGACGCCGGGCGCGTGAAGGTCCTGCCGGAACTCGCGGGCGTGCCCCTCAGCGCGTACCTGGGCGTGCTCGGCATGCCCGGCCTGACCGCCTACGCGGGCCTGCTGCGCACCGCTGAATTCAGGGAAGGTGACGTGGTGTTCGTGTCCGGCGCGGCCGGCGCGGTCGGCAGCGCCGTCGGCCAGATCGCCCGCCTGAAAGGTGCCTCGCGCGTGATCGGCAGCGCCGGCAGCGCCGGGAAGGTCGCGCACCTGACCGGTGAGCTGGGCTTCGACGCCGCCTTCAACTACAAGGACGGTCCCGTCAGCGAGCAGCTCAGGGCCGCCGCGCCAGACGGCATCGACGTGTACTTCGACAACGTCGGCGGCGAGCACCTCGAGGCCGCGATCAGCGCCATGCACTCCATGGGCCGCATTGCCATCTGCGGCATGATCAGCCAGTACAACGCCACCGAACCCACCCCCGGCCCCCGCAACATGGTGCAGATCATCGGCAAGCAACTCACGGTGCGCGGCTTCCTGGTCACGCCCCACTACGACCTGTTCGACACCTTCGCACAGGAAGTCGGCGGCTGGATCGCCAGCGGCCAGATGAAATTCGACGAGACCGTCGTGGAAGGCATCGACCGGACGCCCGAGGCCTTCATGGGTCTCCTGAAGGGCCAGAACACCGGCAAGATGATCGTCAAGCTGTAAGACGGACTCCGATTGAATGGCTTTGTAAGCCATTCAATCCGAGCGGAGCGAGTAGGAGCCGAAACGGGTTCCGGGCGTGGAGTGGGCAGATCGGTGACCTTCCGATCTGTCCACGAAACAGACGGAACCCGTGCACAGGAGGGGGGGCCGGACGCTCAGCGTGTCCGGCCCCCCCCTCTGGTGTCGTGCTGCGCTTACGCCAGGGCGGCGATGACGGCGTTCGTGAATTCCTCGGTGCCGGCGGTGCCGCCGAGGTCACGGGTGCGGGGGCCCTCGACGAGGACCTTGTTCACGGCCGCGTCGATGCGGCGGGCCGTTTCGTGGTCGCCAATGTGGTCGAGCATCAGCACGGCGGCCAGGATGGTCGCGGTGGGGTTGCTGATGCCCTGCCCGGCGATGTCCGGCGCGCTGCCGTGCACGGACTCGAAGATGCCGAACTTGTCGCCCACGTTGCCGCTGGCGGCGATGCCCAGGCCGCCGACCAGACCGGCGGCAAGGTCGGACAGGATGTCGCCGAACATGTTCGTCATGACCATCACATCGAACTGCTGGGGGTTGCGCACGAGCTGCATGGCGGCGTTGTCCACGATCATCGTGCCCGTGTTCAGGCCCTCGACGGTCTTCGCGTGGTCGAGGATGGTGTTCAGGAACAGCCCCTGCGTGACGGGCAGCACGTTGGCCTTGTGCACAACCGTCAGGCGCTGGCTGCGCTTCATGGCGAGGTCCGCGGCGAACCTGCCGATGCGCTCGCTGGCGTCCTTGGTGATGACGGTGTCGGCGATGGCGGTGTCGCCGTAACGCCGCTCCTGTTCCACGTACAGGCCCTGGGTGTTCTCACGGACGATCACCAGGTCGACGTTCTCGTACGCGCCGGGCACCGGGCGGGTCTTGGTGGGGCGCACGTTGGCGTACAGGCCGTACTTCTGACGCAGGTGACGGATCGCGCCGGAGAACCCGGCGGGTTTCTCGCCGCTGGGGCTGGTGGCCGCGCCGAACAGGGTCGCGTGGGTGTTCTCCACGGCGTCGTAGGTGGCCTGCGGGACGCTGGTGCCGTGATCCAGGAAGTACTCGTACCCGGCCTCGGCGTGCACGTACTCGGCGCTGAAGCCGGCGGCGTCCAGCACGCGGCGGGTCGCGGGGATGACTTCGTGGCCGATGCCGTCGCCTTCAATTAAACAGATGCGGTAAGTCGCCATAACCTGCACAGTCTAATGCACCTTTGTATTTCTATTCACCCTTGCGCGGGGCGCGGCACGTTACCCGCCGCGTGACGCACCCCCCAACTGGAAGCGTTTCAACCGGCTGGGCGCGGGGATTCCGGCGAGGCCATGAGCCGAGCGGCCAGGTCATGCGCCAGCAGCGGTCCCAGCAGGAAACCCTTGCTGCTCAGGCCGCTCAGCCGCCACGAACCGTCGGGTTGCAGTCCGGCGCGCAGCCCGGACAGGCGCGACCCGGTCCAGCGGCCCGTGACCCGCGCGCCCCGCAGCCCGGTCAGCGCCGCGCCCTTGCCCAGCAGCCACCCCAGCGAGCCCAGCGGCAGCCCCTCCGGCGCCCAGGTGGGAGCGGGCGTCTCGAAGGTCGCGCCCAGCACCCCGCCCGCCGCGGCCGGGGCGAGGTACGCGCCGAAACTGACGGGCACGCCGGTCACGGCGCGGTCCAGGGTCAGCAGGCTGCCCATGCGGTGCGTGCCCGCCTCGCCCCGCCACGCGCTGCCCACCGAACCGCCGCAGAACACCACGGCGTCGGCATGCAGGGTGTCGCGGCGCAGGGGGTCGCCGTCCGCCAGCGTGACCGTGCAGGCCGTCCAGTCCAGCGCGCGTCCGGTGACGACCTGCGCCCCGGACGCCCGCACCAGGGCGCGGGTGAAGGCCGGGCCGTCCACCCACCCGCCCTCCGGCAGGTGCAGGACGTGCGCCCAGCCGGGAGTCAGGGGTTCCGGCGCGTCTGCGGGGGTCAGCCACCCGTGGCGCAGCGCGGCTGGCAGGTTCCGCTCGAACCGCGCCCGCGTGCGGTCGTCCGGGATGGGCCGCAGCACGCCCGTCTGCCCGTGCGGCACGGCCCAGCCCGCCGCGCACAGCTCGCGCAGCAGCGCCCAGGTGAAGGCCATGCCGTCCAGCGCGCGGGCGTCCACGCCGCCCGACTGCCCGCGCACCGGGTTGATCAGGGCGCTCGGCACGCCACTGGCGCGGTGCAGCCCGGCGTCCACGACCGTCACCCGTGCGCCCGCGCGGGCCAGGAAGTACGCCACCGACGCCCCCGCGATCCCCGCCCCGATCACGATGACGTGCATCAGCCCTCCTGCACGGCGCGCAGGCACTCGCGTTTGCCGGGCGCGCCGGGGCGGCGTTCCACGCGCAGCCCGGCCGCCCCCAGGGCGCGGCGCACGTGCCCGGCGGCGCTGTACGTGCCCAGCACCCCGCCCGGCGCGAGCGTGCCCGCCACCCGCGCCACGAACTCCGGCGTCCAGACCTCCGGGTTGCGGGACGGCGAGAAGCCGTCCAGGTACAGCGCGCTCGCCCAGGCGTCCGGCAGCGGGGCGGTCAGCACGTCCGCGAAGGTCACGGTGACGCTCACGCCGCCCGCCTGCACCTGTATCTCCCGCGGCAGGTCCTGCGGCCCCAGGCCCGACTCCGGCCACGCCGCGAGCAGCGCCTCCCAGACCGGGTGCGCCGCGCCCTGACCGCCGCGCGCCACCTCGCGCAGCAGGGCGCGGGGGGCCGGGTCGAACTCGAAGGCGTGGTACGCCAGCGCCGCGCCGCGCGCCGCCGCGTCCGCCACCGTCGCGCGGAAGTTCACGCCCAGCCCGAACCCCACCTCCAGCACGCGCGGGGCCGGGTGAACGTGCGTGTCCGTGCCCTCCAGAAAGACATGCCGCGCCTGCGCCGCCGCGCCGTGCCGCGACCCGTACGCCTCCCCGAAACGGACGCTGTGCGCCGTGCGCGACCCGTCCGGCGTGAGCAGGATCCCGCCGGGCACGGCGTCAGGCAGGGGGAACAGGGGAGAGGCGTCGTCCGGCATCACCCCCCACCATACGGGAGGGCCAGCGCTGCGGCCCAGGGACAGGCGGCCGGGGCGCTGGGTGTACACTCGGCAGTACCCAGCGTTCACGTTCACGGTTGCCGGTGTGCGTTCGCCCGCCTCCCAGTCCCCCCCAAAGGATCGGTGGTTCGTGTGCCCGTTCGGATCGTCAGTCTCGCCGCCCACAGTGGCGCCGGTAAAACCACGCTCTCCGAGGCCCTGTTGCTGCGCAGCGGGGCCATCTCACGCGCCGGACGGGTCGAGGACGGCACCGCCCGCAGCGACCACACCGACGCCGAGAAGACCCACGGGTTCTCCATCCAGACCGGCGTCGTCCGCCTCGCCCACCGCGGGACGGACATCACGCTGCTCGACACGCCCGGCTACGCCGACTTCGTCCGCGAGATCCGGGGCGGCATCCGCGCCGCCGATACCGCCGTGATCGTCGTGAGTGCCGTCAGCGGCGTCGAGGTCGGCACCGAACGCGTCTGGGCGACCGCCGACCGCTTCGCCATGCCGCGCCTGATCGCCGTGAACCAGATGGACCGCGACCGCGCCAACTACCACGCCGTCCTCGCCGACCTGCGCGCCAGCCTCAGCGGGCCGGTTGCCCCGGCCTACCTGCCGCTCGGCGAGGGCGCCGACTTCCGGGGCGTCGTGAACGTCCTGACCGGCGAGGTCAGCCCCCCCCAGGACCTGCCGCCCAGCGACCGCGCCGCCCTGCAAGCCGCGCAGACCGCCCTGACCGACGCCATCGTCGAGACCGACGACGACCTCATGAACCGCTTCCTGGACGGCAGCCCCATCAGCACCGACGAACTGCACGCCGCCTTCACGCGCGCCGTGCACGCCGGCACGCTCTACCCCGTCATTCCGGTCAGTGCGCACAGCGGCGCAGGCGTGGACGCCCTCCTCGACCTGATGGTCACGGGCCTGCGCAGCGCCCGCGAACGCGGCCCCCTGACCGGCGTGGACGGCCAGACCCGCGACCCCACCCCCGACGCGCCGCTCAGCGCACGGGTGTGGCGGGTGTCCATCGACCCCTTCGTGGGCAAGCAGGCCTTCATCCGCGTCTGGAGCGGCACGCTGCGCCCCGGCGACATCCTGCGCAACACCACGCAGGACCTGGACGTGCGCCCCATGCACCTGTACGTCCCGAACGGCAAGGACCTCACGGAAGTCACGGAGCTGCCCGCCGGCAGCATCGGCGTCCTCACCAAACTCCCGGACCTGCACGCCGGGGACACCCTCGCCGACCCCGCCCTGCCCATCCGGTACGACCCGCTGTGGCTGCCCGACCCGGTCCACACGGTCGCCATCCACCCCGCCACCCGCCAGGACGAGGACAAGCTCGGCGCGGCCCTCGCGAAACTGCGCGAGGAGGACCCCACCCTGCACTACTCGCGCGAGGCGCAGACCGGCGAGCAACTCCTGTCGGGCATGGGTGAGATGCACCTGAACATCGCCGTGGAGAAACTCGCCGCGCAGGGTGTCACCGTGACCACCACCACCCCCCGCATCCCCTACCGCGAGACCATCCACGCGCCCGCCGAGGCGCAGGGCAAACACAAGAAACAGAGCGGCGGACACGGCCAGTACGGCGACTGCCGCATCCGCATCGAGCCCGGCCCCGGCTTCAGCTTCCGCTCCGCCGTGGTGGGCGGCGCCATCCCCGGCAAGTACATCCCCAGCATCGAGAAGGGCGTGCAGGACGCCATGCTCAGGGGACCCCTGGCCGGATACCCCATGCAGGACGTCCACGTCACCGTCCTCGACGGCAGCTACCACGACGTGGACAGCAGCGACATCGCCTTCCGCACCGCCGGCAGCCTCGCCCTGAAAAACGCCGTGGCGAACGCCCGCCCGGGCCTTCTGGAACCCGTCCTGCAACTGCGCGTCCGCGCCCCGGCCTCCTTCACCGGGGACCTGATCAGCGACCTCCAGACCCGCCGCGCCCGCGTGCAGGGCATGGACCCCGAGGGGACCGTCATCACCGTCACCGCCCTCGTCCCGCAAGCTGAACTCCAGACGTACAGCGCCGACCTGCGCTCCCTGACCGGCGACCGCGGCGCCTTCAGCGTCAAACCCCACGGGTACCAGGCGGTCCCGGAACCCCTCGCCAAAAAAATCATCGAGACGCGACAGGGCGAACTCGCCGGGGCGTAGGTCAAGGGCCCAGGTCAGGGAAGGTTTCTCGAATCACGCGGCCATTCCGGAAGGTGGTGACCTGATCTCCGTAAGGAACTCCGCCGATGACCGTCCAGGTGGGTGCGCGCAGCAGGGTCTTCACGTCGGTCAGAGGTTCGTCGGGTGCGCCGCGCAGCCACAGGAGGTCCGTGGCGCTCAGGCCGACGCTGGAGGCGCGGGGCTGGCTGCTGAGGCGCTGCACGTCACCGGGTGGGGGCGTGAAGCTCAGCGTGCGGTTCAGGTGCGTCTCGTCCACGAAGGCGACACGGAACGTCGTGCAGGACTTCACCTCCAGTCCCTGCCACCAGCGGGGGAGAGGCCCGTTCCCGCTGCTGCCTGAGACGGGTTCCACTGGTCCCTGTGGTTCGAGCGTGAGGATGATGGCCTGCGGCGTTCTCTGCTCGCGGACATGTCCTTTCACGCCGATTTCAACCTCGCGCGGGCCGGTCTGTTCGACCTGCGTGACCCGGACCGGGGTGGTGAGTGGAATGAAGAACTCGGTGGTACTGCTCCCCCGGACGCAGCGCAGCGGGCCGCCGCCGTACACCCAGACGTCCCTCCCGGCCAGCCGCGCCAGTTCCGGCGGGAGGGTCGGGGGCGGGGTGTGGCAGGCGACCAGCAGGAGCAGGGCAGGCCAGAGTCGCATCCTCCAGGCATACCACCTCCTCTCCCGGGGCGCGTCCCACTTTGGGTGCGGCGCGGCGTAGCATCCGGGTCATGACATTGCCTGCGCCTGTGATTGCCGACCTGCGTTCCGATACCGTCACGACCCCCACGCCCGCCATGCGCGAGGCGATGGCGCAGGCGCCGGTGGGGGACGACGTGTACGGCGAGGACCCCACCGTGAACGAGTTGCAGGTCGAGGTGGCCCGCCTGACCGGGCACGAGGCGGGGCTGTTCATGCCGTCGGGCACGATGACGAATCAGGTGGCGATTGCGCTGCACACCCGCCGCGGCGAGGAGGTCATCTGCGCGGAGGGGTCGCACATCTACGAGTGGGAGCTGGGCATGATGGCGGCGTTCAGTGGGGTGGTGCCGCGGTTCGTGCCGGCGCCGCTGGGCGTGCCCGCCCCGGAGGACGTGCGCTCGGCGGTGCGGCGCAGCGTTCACCAGTCCCCGAGCGGGTTGATCAGCCTGGAGAACACGCACAACAAGGCGGGCGGGACCGTGATTCCGCTGGATGTGCTGGACGGGATTCGCGCGGTGGCGACCGAGGAGGGCCTGCCGCTGCACCTGGACGGGGCGCGCGTGCTGAACGCGGCGGTCTCTCTCGGTGTGCCGCTGAGTGACATCACGGCCCGTTTCGACACGGTCAGCGTGTGCCTCAGCAAGGGCCTGGGCGCCCCGGTGGGCAGCGTGCTGGTGGGCAGCGCAGCCCAGATGCGGCAGGCGCACCGTTACCGGAAGATGATGGGCGGCGGCATGCGGCAGGCGGGTGTGCTGGCCGCGGCGGCGCTGGTGGCGCTGCGTGAGGGTCCGGCCCGGCTGGCGGAGGATCACCGCCGCACCCGTGAACTGGCCCACGCCCTCGTGAACGCGGGTTTCGACGTGAACATGGCTGCCGTGCAGACGAACATCATCTACGCGGCCGTGCCGGACGCCGCCGCGCACGCCGCCCGCTGGAGCGAACAGGGCGTGCTGTGCAACGCGCTGGGGCCGGACAGCGTGCGCTTCGTGCTGCACCACCAGATTGACGACGAGGCGCTGGCCGGGGCCATCCGCGTCCTGACGGCGTAGGGGCAGCGGACACGCTGTTCCCGCTTCCCCCTCCTCAACTTTCCGTTGACGCGCCGTGCCGGGTGGGCGCGGTAGGCTCGGGGGTATGACCGTTCCGGATGCCCTGCCCGTGACCACCGATCCGCCTGACGTGCCCGCGCCGCCCGGGGTGCGGGCGGTGGATGGCAACCGGGCGGCGCTGGCGCTGCTGCTGGTGCAGAACGTGGTGTCGGCGGGGCTGCTGGCCTTGAAGGTGCCGCTGGGGGCGTCGCTGCTGGGGGCGTTCGTGGTGGTGGCGCTGGTGGGCCTGACCGCCTTCCGGACGCCGATGCGGGCGCTGTTCCGGGACGTGCGCTGGCGCACACCGCCCGCGTGGGGCGTGGCGGTGGCGGCGTTCGTGCTGGCATTCCTGGCATCACGGGCGTTCGTGCTGGCGTTCGTGACCCTGGTGCCGTCGGCAGCGGACAGCGCCCCGCAGTTCCTGAGTCGCGGCGCGGACCTGTGGGTGCTGCTGCTGGCGGCAGGCGTGCTGGTCCCGGTGGCCGAGGAGGTCGCGTTCCGGGGCCTGATGATGCGCGGGCACGAGCGCGCGGCCGGGTTCGGGGCGGCGGCACTCACGTCGTCGCTGGCGTTCGCGGTCGCGCACGGCGCGCCGGTCAGCGTGATCGGCATCCTCCCGCTGGCGTACGTGCTGGCGCGCGTGACGCAGCACACGGGCAGCATGTGGAACGCCGTGATCGTGCACGTACTGAACAACACCATCGCGCTGGGCCTGGGCGCGTTCCTCGCCGGGCGACTCCCGACCGACCCGGCCCGGGCGACCGAGCTGCTGTCGAACCCGGCCCTGAAG
Above is a genomic segment from Deinococcus depolymerans containing:
- a CDS encoding FAD-dependent oxidoreductase codes for the protein MHVIVIGAGIAGASVAYFLARAGARVTVVDAGLHRASGVPSALINPVRGQSGGVDARALDGMAFTWALLRELCAAGWAVPHGQTGVLRPIPDDRTRARFERNLPAALRHGWLTPADAPEPLTPGWAHVLHLPEGGWVDGPAFTRALVRASGAQVVTGRALDWTACTVTLADGDPLRRDTLHADAVVFCGGSVGSAWRGEAGTHRMGSLLTLDRAVTGVPVSFGAYLAPAAAGGVLGATFETPAPTWAPEGLPLGSLGWLLGKGAALTGLRGARVTGRWTGSRLSGLRAGLQPDGSWRLSGLSSKGFLLGPLLAHDLAARLMASPESPRPAG
- a CDS encoding PepSY-associated TM helix domain-containing protein, which produces MSTSAGPEQGGAARVRSAPRPRTLKARTNVWLRWAHTYTSMISLLVVLFFSLTGITLNHPDWVFGTRETTKTVTGTLPAGWISGSAVDWLSVAEELRAQQGLRGRASDPRLDGQEASLSFLAPGYSADTFIDTQTGRYETTILAQGAVAVMNDLHKGRDASPAWKWVIDLSAVFLTVISLTGLGILLYLKKTRVQALSVMGVGAALTVLLAWQASR
- the mnmD gene encoding tRNA (5-methylaminomethyl-2-thiouridine)(34)-methyltransferase MnmD, with protein sequence MPDDASPLFPLPDAVPGGILLTPDGSRTAHSVRFGEAYGSRHGAAAQARHVFLEGTDTHVHPAPRVLEVGFGLGVNFRATVADAAARGAALAYHAFEFDPAPRALLREVARGGQGAAHPVWEALLAAWPESGLGPQDLPREIQVQAGGVSVTVTFADVLTAPLPDAWASALYLDGFSPSRNPEVWTPEFVARVAGTLAPGGVLGTYSAAGHVRRALGAAGLRVERRPGAPGKRECLRAVQEG
- a CDS encoding NADP-dependent oxidoreductase, with amino-acid sequence MTTSREVQLAARPQGEPRNSDFNIVDIDLPAPGQGQIQVRNLFLTVDPYMRGRMNDVKSYTPPFALGETMTGGAVGVVTHSEDARVPVGAHVLHDQGWRTHANIDAGRVKVLPELAGVPLSAYLGVLGMPGLTAYAGLLRTAEFREGDVVFVSGAAGAVGSAVGQIARLKGASRVIGSAGSAGKVAHLTGELGFDAAFNYKDGPVSEQLRAAAPDGIDVYFDNVGGEHLEAAISAMHSMGRIAICGMISQYNATEPTPGPRNMVQIIGKQLTVRGFLVTPHYDLFDTFAQEVGGWIASGQMKFDETVVEGIDRTPEAFMGLLKGQNTGKMIVKL
- a CDS encoding nitroreductase family protein, whose amino-acid sequence is MTVATRTYTPAEVTAFYDAHRTVRQYQTHVDGSPLPLPADHLEAILHATQRAPTDATAQLYSLIRITRPELRARLAELTTNAHIATASEAFVVCADVRRVERVLEVSGRQAGQWPAIAVHFGIGDAVMAGTNLLTAAEMLGYQGCWIGGVLNGLDGIIEELKLPQGVLPFAALTIGTPAENAPYRPRVPRPLVIHTDTYHDGSDDEIREAVQVMNPIAARGDQPGDWARLLTMYFGQGGGMEAREPGLVAALKKQGLWAGAE
- a CDS encoding isocitrate/isopropylmalate dehydrogenase family protein, yielding MATYRICLIEGDGIGHEVIPATRRVLDAAGFSAEYVHAEAGYEYFLDHGTSVPQATYDAVENTHATLFGAATSPSGEKPAGFSGAIRHLRQKYGLYANVRPTKTRPVPGAYENVDLVIVRENTQGLYVEQERRYGDTAIADTVITKDASERIGRFAADLAMKRSQRLTVVHKANVLPVTQGLFLNTILDHAKTVEGLNTGTMIVDNAAMQLVRNPQQFDVMVMTNMFGDILSDLAAGLVGGLGIAASGNVGDKFGIFESVHGSAPDIAGQGISNPTATILAAVLMLDHIGDHETARRIDAAVNKVLVEGPRTRDLGGTAGTEEFTNAVIAALA
- a CDS encoding DUF2271 domain-containing protein, with product MTHIPTNTRRRFLGKLAAATALTVFRLAPAQAAAASTAGRWATGMVLDINFTVATQATGRVKRPYVAVWIEDEAGNTVRTLTVWVQQSRMNPRWLQELRRWTRQNSAMLATVSSATRNPGTYAVAWDGKTDRGATATQGTYYVCVEAAREHGPYSLVREKVTVGAASFRKTLGANNDIEAASVNFSRA
- a CDS encoding aminotransferase class I/II-fold pyridoxal phosphate-dependent enzyme — protein: MSQSNPDAPGEPAAPVKYDLTTLAARAGEEARPNRAAALVEPIYQSTVYAFADLDDLDRAMSGEDPASFYYRNGTPNAATLERALATLEGTGAALVAGSGMAAISAALLGVLKAGDHVITDARVYGVTYALLAEEFPRLGIEVSFVDACDLNEVEDAFRPNTRVVHVESLTNPLLTVPDVPALARLAHGRGALLSVDNTFASPAVFRPAEHGADLVTHSVSKYLSGHSSAFGGVLCASPELVALARTRLLRLGGTISAFDAWMTMQGLKTLGLRMRAHSGNAQAVADVLVNHPRVRAVYHPGLSDHPQFHLAMDLFPQGFGGMLSADIEDAPRFVRALAGRIPLAPSLADVITTLSWPWGTSHRPLPEPERRRLGITPNLLRLSIGIEDIGDLLGDFEAALDA